TGTAAAATTATGACTTGATACTAGAAAAAAGTCAATTTACTTCATGATGTAACTTTTAACCCTCGTTATTATAAGGATAAAAGAAGATTTATAGGCTATCCTAGCGATGAGAGCCTCCGATTCATTGGAAAAAGAATTGGATATATACTTGATTCCTGGAAAATAGAAAGGATCGAAAAATTCATCGACAAAAGCAAAGAGAAACTACAACAGTAGTTCCCCTTTTTTATTTATAAATCTATTCTAAATAGTTCTTTATCTTTTCAACTATTTGTTGAGGAGTATAATTTGTTTTAATGAGATAGTCCTTTGCGCCCAATCTTTCAACTTCCCTATTAGTTTTAAGGTCGTCATAATTTGAAAATACTAGAACTTGAATAGATGCTATATCAGGCTCTTTTCTTATCTGTATGAGTAAACCCACTCCATTTTGACGTGGAAGAAGGATGTCTAAAAGAACAAGATCTGGCTTTATTTTTCTTATCATTTCTATCCCCTCTTCTGCATCATAAGCAGAATAAACTTCTAATCCAGAACGTTCTAATTTGTCCCTGTACATTTCAGCAAGGATTTTT
Above is a window of Candidatus Nealsonbacteria bacterium DNA encoding:
- a CDS encoding response regulator, with protein sequence MKKKILIVEDEKILAEMYRDKLERSGLEVYSAYDAEEGIEMIRKIKPDLVLLDILLPRQNGVGLLIQIRKEPDIASIQVLVFSNYDDLKTNREVERLGAKDYLIKTNYTPQQIVEKIKNYLE